The genomic window CTCGCGCAGGAAGGCATCAACCTGCGATTTCAGCGTCTCGCCGCTTCGCGACAGTTCAGACGCGGAGGCGACCACTTGATCGGCAGCAAGGCCGGTCTCGCGAGCGGCTTCCTTGACGCCGACAATGTTGGCCGAGACTTCGCCGGTGCCACGTGCAGCTTCCGCCACGTTGTGCGCGATCTCCCGCGTTGCCGCGCCTTGTTCTTCCACGGCGGATGCGATCGCGCTCGCGATCTCGTTCACCTTGCCGATGGTCTTGGTGATACCGTCGATGGCTTCCGCGGACGACCGCGTGGCAACTTGAATGGCGTTCACTTGGGCGGCGATCTCGTCAGTTGCCTTCGAAGTCTGGCTCGCCAGCGCTTTCACTTCGGACGCAACCACAGCGAAGCCGCGCCCGGCTTCACCTGCGCGAGCCGCCTCGATGGTGGCGTTGAGCGCGAGCAGGTTGGTCTGCGCCGCGATTTCGCTGATCAGCTTCACCACATCACCGATCTTCTGCGCTGCTTCTTCGAGGCCCCGGACCTCTTCGTTCGTGTCGTTGGCCTGGCGCGCGGCATTGCCCGCGACCTGCGCGGATTCGTTGACCTGCTGCGCGATCTCGTTGATCGAGGCGTTGAGCTCTTCAATGGCAGCGGCGACGGCCTGCGAATTGGCCGAGGCTTCTTCGGAGGCCTGGGCCACTGCGGTGGTCTGCGCGGTCGCTTCTTCCGCTGTGCCCGCCATGGATTCCGCCGTGGTGCGCAGTTCGGTGGCGGCCGCGCCGACGGTGTCGACAATGCTGCCGACACTCGCTTCGAACCTTTCGGCCAGCATGTGCATGGCGCTGCGCCGCTCAGCTTCCGCCTGTGTGCGCTGTTCTTCCTGCGCCATCCGGAGCCGGCCGGTTTCGCTCAAGCCCTCGCGGAACACTTCCAGCGCGTTCGCCATGGAACCGATCTCGTCGTGACGATTTGCACCCGGCACAACGACATCGCAATTGCCCGCGGCCATGGTGCGCATCGCGCCGTCGAGCGCGAGGATCGGCTTGGCGAGGCCACGGCCGACCCAAGCGGCGATCAGGCCTGCGAGGATGACGGCTGCAATCGCGCCGCCCGCCAGCCATTCGGTGGATTTGCGCGAGAGAGCGGCATAGGCAGTGGTGTTGCGGACGATCTCGACCACAGCGACCGGCTCGCCAGAGAAATTCTTGATCTGGCCGAAGACGGTGGAGGTCGGCTCGCCGCTGCGTTCGCCCTCGGTGAAGATTTGCTCGCCGCCCATGGCGCGCTTGATCACGTCGAGCGACGGCGAATTCTCCTTGCTGGTGCTGGCGAGCGTCTTCACTGCGTTGTCGCTGATTTGGTGAATGGCGACGTCAACACCGAAGCGCGCCTTCATGGATTTGACGAAGGTGTTGCCGAACGGAGCGCCGATATCGACAGCGCCAAGCACCGTGCTGCCGTCGAGGACCGCTGCAGTGCCGAAGATGTTGAGCACGTCGTGGCCTGCTTCGACGCCGCCGATCGGCTTGCCGGTAGAGAGCACCTGCGCCACCATCTTGCGGCGCTTGGTCACGTCGTCGCCGAATACTTTCGGGTTATGCGAACGCGCGAGCGCGATACCTGGAGGAACCTGAATGGTGATCAGTTCGAGCCCGTGTGGCTTGTTGTTTTCGAGCGCCTGCGCGAGAAGCTTCAACGTCGCGTCGCGGTCGCGCGCGCGCACAACGTTCTTCACTTCCGGCATCGTGGCCAGCGCATTCGCCACCACCTGCACAGCGCGGGTGTCGGATTCGATGGCGGAGAGAATGTTGGCGTAGTCGGCATTCAATTCGCGATGCAACGCAAGATCGATCGCGATGTGCTGGCGCCAGACGCCAAATGCAGAAAGCCCGGCGCAGGTGACGGCAGCCACCAGCGAAATGGCAATCATGATACGGGCGGAAACAGACTGCAGCCGACGCATAAAGCCTCCAGAAAAACGGTAGTTAATAAACATAAACCTGTGTGACATTATTTATACGTTTTGCCTCAACAGCCCGTTAAGGTGGGGCAGGTGTGACGAATTAATGTGCAGCGAACGTTCCATTTGCCGGAACGAAAGGCACATTTCGCGCGTGTTGCGATGTGTGTGGATGCAGATGTGCGCGCGGTCGGCGCGAGACCTTTCGCCGCAAACGCATTGCGCGCGGTTCTTCTAGCGTCCCGAATCCAAAGTTCGCACAGGCTTGCGGCTTGCTCGGATGCGAACTTCGGAAACAAAGGGACACTAGCAAGGCATAATTCTAGTGACGCTTTTGGATTTGGAGTTCTTCATTGAACTCGCGGCTTCACACTAGGCGTCGCGTGGCTCTTCCTTCGGCGAGATGAAACGCAGATGGCACACGAAGCCGGACGGCGGATAATGCAGGTTGGCGTCGCCGCCGAGCTGCCGGCTGAGATTCTGAATCAGCTTTGTGCCGAAGCCTTCCTCGGTGGGCGGAGTTACTTCGGGCCCATCGCTCTCGCTCCATAGCAGGCTGACGGCTGTGCCTTCGTTGCATGCGTGCGCGGTCCAGGTGATGGTGACGCGCCCGTTCTCGTTTGATAGCGCGCCGTATTTGAGCGCATTGGTGCACAGTTCATGCATGATCATCGCCATCGGTACCGCTGTCGTCGGCGGCAGATTCACTTCCGGGCCCGCGATGGAGAAGCGGTGTCCGCGCTCCTGCTTCAGCGGCGCCATAGCGGTTTCCGCCACTTCGGTCAGATCCGCATGCTGCCAGTGCTTCCGCGTCAGCAGATCGTGGCTGCGCACCAGCGCTTGCAAGCGATCCTGAAACTGGCGCAGTGCATCCGGCCCCTGACTCTGGCGGAAGCTGAGACTCGCAATGGATTGTACGGTTGCGAGCGTGTTCTTCACGCGATGCGCGAGTTCATGCACCAGAATCTCACGGCGTTCCTCCGCGAAGGCGCGCTGCTCTTCGCGCAGTGCATTTTCGTCCATCAGCCTGTCGATGGTCTGGCCGAGAATGCCGATCTCGTCGCTGCGGTCGATGATGCCCGTGCGCGCGGCGTCATGGCCGCGCCGCCATGCTTCGGCTGTGGCCACCATCCGCATCAGCGGCCTGCGGATGATGATTTCACCTACAAGCCACGTCAGCAGATATGCGATCGCGGTGCCAAGGCCATAGAGCGCGATGCTGTTGCGTACCGCGCGGTCGATCGGCGCTAAGGCTTCCGAGCGCGCAATGCCCGTGCTGACATAGAGGCCGAATGGGGTGACGGCCGGCGGAGCGTAACCGACGATGCGCTCGGTGCCGTCGAGGCTCGTGATGTCCGCGGTGCCGGACGCCTGGCTTTTCACCAAGTGCATATTGGGCGGCGAGATCTTGGTGCCGATGAATCTCAGCGGCTCCGGCTCACGGGCGATGATCACGCCATTACGGTCAGCGATGATGGCGGAGCCGCCGCGCCCGATGCTGCGCTTGGCAAGCTGCCGGCCAAGCCAAACGAGGTCAAGCCCGGCGACGATGGCGCCCTTCGCCTTGCCGTCCCGTACGATCGGCAGCGCGAGCGGAATGATATCCCGGTCTGAAACCTTGCTCCTGGTGTAAGGGCCAATGGAAAATCTCTGGCTGTCCACGGCGTCGCGGAAATAGTCGCGTTCGGCGAGATTGGGTGAACCGGCACCCGGCTCGCTGATGCAGCGGATGTTGCCGTCGAGATCGACCACGAAAATGGCGGTGACTGGAGCGATGTTCTGCCGCACGCGTACGAGGTAATCGGTACAGACGGCGTTGTTCGCCCCGTACACTTCCTCGGCTTCAGACACAGCGCGCATCGTGCCCTGGAGGCCATCGAAGACCTGATCCAGTTCGGCCACCACCGCCTGCGTGGTGCGGGATGCTTCTGCACGCACCTCGGCGTAGCGCGTATTGCGCAGATCGAGCGAGTTATAGATCAGCGCGATCATGCCGGGCAGGGAGGCCACCAGCGTAAGAGCCAGCAGCCGGTAAGTGAGCGACATGCGGCGAATAAGGTTGCGAAGTGACACGCCGTCTGGCCCCATCCCCTTGTGTGCTCCGTTTCAGCGGAGCCTCAGATCACGGTTGTCCAGAACCGGGATCGCCCGACTCGGACAACGCGGCATAAATCCGGCTTTTTTGGATGCCGTTGGTTAAGTTCCGGCCGCCGTTGTGCAAGTTCCGGAAAAAGCAAAGAGAGGGCGTGACGTAGCGAAAATGGTTCGCTATAGAAGCGGCCAATAGGAGTGTAGCTCAATTGGTAGAGCACCGGTCTCCAAAACCGGGGGTCGCAGGTTCGAGCCCTGCCACTCCTGCCAGCGATTAAAATTTCCGATAAATTTCAATGGCTTGGCGGCGAAGGCCAGCCTGGGTGTCGCTTCGCCAAAGGACCGCTCCCAGGTTCTGGCGCGGAACTTCCGAATTGGCTTGCGCTTTACGGGCTTCGGTGATCGGCGCAATGAGACAATCTTCCGGTACCCGCCTATCCTATCTCTTGCGCGCCTTTGCAATGACGTACCAGCCCGCAATTTTACCAACGGCCGTGTAAACAGCGGGCGGCACCAGCCGATAGATGCGCCCGAGCTTGCTGGCTCCGGGTAAATCTTCAGCGGTGCATTTTCTGGCAACGATTGACGTCATTTCAAAGCCGCAAGATTCAAGAATGCGTTTCAACTCCCATCGGGAATAGACGTTCACGATCGGGCTGGCATCTGCAGACGTCGTTTCGATTCTGGATCGCCGCTCGGCAAGCGTTTCGCGCCGGAAACGGCCACTCAGATAGTGCACCAGGACGACCCCGCCATAGTGCACGGAATGTCTATTGTAGAGCAGGACGATGAACTCGCCGCCCGGGTTCAGGACTCGCCATGCTTCACGAAAGGCGCACTCCACATTGGGGACGTGGTGCAACACGCCGTTGGAATAGACGACATCGAACGACGCATCCGGGAATCGCAAGTCTTCCGCATCGCCCTGCTGAACGTCGGGCTCATATCCGAAGAATTTGAGATGTTGCTTGGTTCTCTCGATATTCTCGGGCGTGATGTCGATGCCTGTATAGGCAGCGCGAGCTCGGAGAAATTTGAGTGTATCGTAGCCCGGTCCGAAGCCGATTTCGAGCACGCGCTTCCCGGCCATTTGATGGAATGGCACGACATCGGCAAGCCAGGGCTGTTCGATGGTGTCGCGGAATTCTCGAGCCTTATCGAAAAATTCCCTTGTGCCCGGCTGGTAGCCGAGGGCAGAAGTTGATCCTGTGGGCGAGGCGCCCCAGGTCTTCTGGGCTTCCCGTTTCCCGTCCATGGGACTGTATCACAAGCTGCCATGGCAAGAGTGAGGACGGACCGGAGCGTTCTGGCTGTGACATGACGGTGCGGAGCGCTCGTCGGACCTGTAAGCCTCGACCTAAGCCCGCACCCAGGACTTATTCAGCCATTTGAGTTGCGATCGTTGCTTTCCTTCAGCGTGTATTTCTTGCGCAAATCAGCCGCGATCTGGTCAGCGCGGTCCTGCATGTTGCGGGTGTGCTTCGGCGCAGTGATCACGGTTGCGCGCCAGCCGAGCATCGGGTCCTTGCGCACCGAGACGTAAACGCCGCCGATCAGGAGCCGTTCGAGGATCATGTCCTCAAGTTCGGCATCGGTCTTTTCTTCTTTCCTCATCCCGCTTGTTTCGAACCATCGAGTGTTGTCTCTTAGATAAGGACGGTGAGGGAGGATTGAAGGCCGTCCCGAATCCAAAGTCCGCCACAACAATGCGTCGCTCGTGCTGTGCTGATTTACGTACCGTCACCATCGATCCGCGTGATCGCATCGCCGACAGTGACGCGTCCGCCTTCAACGATACGTGCAGTGATGCCGCCATGGCCGCGCACGGCGTTGTAGCCGCCAGGGCCGAGCGCTTCCTCCATCAGACTGCAGGGCGCGCATTCGCCGGATGTCTCCAGCACCGCACTGCCGATGCGGAAGCGCCGCTCTTTCAGCGCCATGAGATTGATGCCGCGGGTGACGAAGTTTCGCCGCACCAGTTCAGGCGGAAGCGCGCTGATGCCGAGGAAGGATGCAATTGCAGCGAGGTCTTCTTCGGCAATCAGCGTTACCTGCCGTGCACCGTTGCGGCTGGTCTTGTAGCGGTCGCCCTCGATGCCGGTTTCAGAGATCAGCGTCGCCGATTGCGCAGTGATGATAGGCGCTCGGCGCGCGGGGCGCAGTCCAATCCAGATCAGTTCGCCGGGCCGCATCGGGCCAGCCAGCAGGCGGCCGAGCGGAGAAGTCGCAGACAATGCCATGAGCGGGTTCTAGCACGTGATGTTCAATGTTGTGGGCATCATCGATGGCGCTTTTGATCACGTCTCAACTCGCAATATCAACCACGCCGACGGAAACGTTGCGGCGCCTGCCGTCGCGCTGCACGACAAGATCGATGGTGGAGCCGATCTTCGTCTTCTCCAGTTGGTCCGTGAGATCGGCGAGCCGCTGCACGGGTTTGCCGGCGGCTTCCACAATTACATCGCCGAGCGTCCCCGTGCGCAGGTCGACACCTTGCAGGCCTGCACGCTCCGCAGGAGAATTCGGCGCGACGCGCACGATGACCACGCCTTCCGCGCCGAGCCGCGTGGTCGTTGCTTCGTTCGCGCTCACGATGCCGATGCCCGGCGTCGGCACGCGGCCGGACCTGATCAGCTCAGGCACCACGCGGTTGACGATGTCGACCGGAATGGCAAAGCCGATGCCGGCGTTGGTGCCGGACGGCGAGAGGATCGCGGTGGTGACGCCGATCAGGCGGCCCGCGGAATCCAGCAGCGGCCCGCCGGAATTGCCGGGATTGATGGCGGCGTCGGTCTGGATCACGTCGGCAATCTCACGCCCGCCTGCGGTCGGCATCCGCCGCTTCAGCGCGCTGATGACGCCGGTCGTCAATGTTTGATCGAGCCCGAACGGATTGCCGATAGCAAACACGGCCTGGCCCACTTTGAGATCCGCTGATGAGCCGACGGCGACCGGCGGCGGCAACGTGCGGCCGGAAATGCGCACCACGGCGAGATCGTAGTTCGGCGCGCGGCCGATCACACTCGCCGCCATTACATCGCCTTTCGAGGTGCGGATCATGACTTTGTCGCCTTGCCCGGCCACATGTGCGTTGGTCACGATGTTGCCCGCGTTGTCCCACACGAAGCCGGTGCCGCTGCCTTGCAGGCCGGGCTCTTGTCCCTGCTCGAGACCTTCCCCATAGGGGAGGATGCCGTTCCGCTGCACCACCACCTGCACCACCGAGGGTGAGACGCGATCGAACAGGGTGACGGCGGTCTGCTCGAAATCCGCCAGCGCCCCGCGCGGTTCGATCAGCCGTGGCTCGGACGCGGACAGAAAGGCCTGCCGCAGCCGGGGTTGTAACAGTGCAATGACACCAATGAGGATGGCGACGACCAAAAGGCCTCGGAGGGGAATACGCATCTGTTTTCCGCTGTTCGGTTTGCCCTCTGCCATAAGCCCACAAGAAGGATTGAGTTCCCTAGTGTGGCGTTTCGCAATTGCCGATCACTGTTGCGTCTTGTCTCTTATCGGCAATTGCGAAACAGAAAGCCACACTAGCATTTTGATTTTGCTAGTGTCCTTTCGTCTCCGAATAACCGTGCGAGCGTGCAACAAATGGGGCGGTTATTCGGAGACGGGACACTAGTGTCCCGAATCCGAAGTTCGCCTCATACTGCAGCGTATCTGGTAGCGAACTTCGGATTCGAAAAGACACTAGCAAATCTATGATTCTAGTGTGGTTTAGGTTCAGAAGTTCGCTTAAAGGACTCGCCGAGAAAATGAAGCGAACTTCTGAACTTCCACACTAGCCGGGATGTCGCATATAAAACGGTCCCCGACGGGACTTAATTCAACTTCGATGAGACTTTGAGATGACGGCACCTGAAAATCCCGCGCCCGAAACCCATACCTTTGAGGCGGATGTCGCAAAATTGCTGCACTTGATGGTGCACTCGGTTTATTCGGACAAGGATATTTTCCTCCGCGAGCTGATCTCTAACGCTGCGGACGCTTGCGAAAAGCTGCGCTATGAGGCGATCGCCAACCCGGCGCTGCTTGGTGAAGATCCACAGCCGCGCGTCACGCTCCGCGTCGATCCCGATGCGCGCCGCCTGACGGTGGAGGACAACGGCATCGGCATGACGGCGCATGAAATGGTGGAGTCGCTCGGCACCATCGCGCGCTCCGGCACCAAGGCGTTTATGGAGCGCATCGCGGCGAAAGCAAACGGCGAGGAGTCGCAGCTCATCGGCCAATTCGGCGTCGGCTTCTATTCGGTGTTCATGGTCGCCGACAAGGTCGATGTCACCTCCCGTAAAGCAGGCGAGGCCAATGCCGCGGTGTGGTCGTCGGACGGCAAGGGCACTTACACGGTCACGCCGGTCGATGCGGTGGAGGCGCCCGCACGCGGAACGCGCGTCGTGTTGCATCTGATGGAAGATGCAAAGGATTACACCGAGCCGCATACGCTGGAGCGCCTGATCAAGGCGCGCTCGGGCCACGTGCCAGTGCCGGTGTTGCTGATCGACAAGCCCGATGCGGAACTGCGTCAGATCACCGATGGTGCTGCGCTGTGGACCAGGCCGAAGAGCGAGGTGAGCAAGGAAGACTACACGGACTTCTACCGCACGGTGGCGGGACAGTTCGATACGCCTGCGCTCACCATTCACTATCGCGCCGAAGGCCGGCACGATTACTCCGTGCTGGTGTTTGTGCCGGAAACACGGCCGTTCGATCTGTTCGATGCGGATCGCCATGGTCGCATGCGGCTTTATGTGCGGCGCGTGTTCATCACCGATGAAGCCGAGATTTTGCCGCGCTATCTGCGCTTCGTGCGCGGTCTCGTGGATTCATCGGACCTGCCGCTCAACGTCTCGCGTGAGCTCATTCAAGAAAGCCCGATCCTTACCGCGATCAAGAAGGGCGTGACCAACCGCGTGATGAGCGAGTTGGAGAAGCTCGCGAGCGGCGACCAGGCGGCTTACGAGAAAATCTGGGAGACGTTTGGCATCACCATCAAGGAAGGTCTCTATGAGGACTTCGAACATCGCGAGCGGTTGCTCGGTCTGTTCCGGGCACACTCGACGGCTTCGACTGACAAATGGCGTTCGCTGAAGGATTACGAGGCGGACCTGCGGCCGAACCAGACCGCGATCTACTACATCGTCGGCAACGACATGGAGCGCCTCAAGACCTCGCCGCAGTTAGAGGGCTTCCGCGCCCGCGGCATCGAGGTGTTGCTGCTGCCGGATCATGTCGACAGCTTCTGGGTGACCAGCGGCATCGACTATCAAGGCAAGCCGTTCAAGTCGGTCACGCAAGGCGCGGCCGATCTCAAGCTCATTCCGCTGCTGGAAGGCAAGAGCGAGCCCTCCGCCGAGGTCGATGCCAAGGTGGCCTCGTTCCTGGTGTTCGCGAAGAGCGTTCTGGGCGATGACGTCTCCGAAGTGCGTGCCTCCGAGCGGCTGACCGACAGCGCGGTCTGCATCGTCGCGCCAGACACCGGCATGGACCGCCAGCTCGAAAAGCTGCTGGCGAGCGCAGGCCGCCCGGTGCCGGCGTCGAAGCCGGTGCTCGAGATCAATCCCTCGCACGAGCTGATCCGCAAGGTCGCTGATCTCGGCGACACCGAGCTCGCCTTCCGCGAGGATGTCACGCATCTCTTGCTCGATGAAGCGCTGGTGGCGGACGGTGATCGGCCGCGCGACCCCAAGGCGTTCTCGGCCCGTCTCGGACGGCTGATCGAACGCGGTGCTTCGAGCAAGTAACTCACTCAACGGCGCGGGGCGGCATCGCCTCGCGCCTCCCACATATTCAGCCGCACATCAGCACTCGGTCCCCGGAGAGATTCATGAAGATCGGAATTATCGGAGCGGGCAATGTCGGATGTGCGTGCGCCATGGCAGCCGCACTTCGCGGCAGCGCGCGGCAGATCGTGCTGGTCAACCGCACACGCAAGACGGCGGAAGCGGTGGCGACCGACATCCGCTACGGCATGCCGCTGTCGAGCAAGGCCGAGATCGTGGACGGCGACTATGCTGATCTGGCGGGCGCAGGCGTTGTGCTGATCACATCTGGCGTCAACGAGAAGACCGGAGGGGCCACCGACCGCAGCGATCCGCAGGGCCGCCTGCGGTTGCTCGACAAGAACGCGCAGATCTATCGCGACATCGTGCCGAAGATCGCCGCCGCCGCGCCGGAGGCCGTGCTGGTCGCGGTGACCGATCCACCGGACCCGCTGGCGGATATCGGGCGTGATGCAAGTCCGGGCACTATGGTGCTGAGCGCAGGCACCTATCTCGACAGCCAGCGCTTCCGCGTTCATCTCGGCAAACACTTTGGTGTCGATCCGGCTCATGTCGAGGCGCAGGTGATCGGCGATCACGGCACCGCGCAGGTCTTCCTCTGGTCGTCGGCGCGTATCGGCGGCGTGCCGATCGCACAGCTCCTGAAGACGCGCGGCGGAGACTTTAAGGCGCTGCGCGAGAAGGTGGAGAAGGAAGTCCGCTACGCCAACATCACCATCATCGAAGGCCACGATGCCAGCCAGTACGGCATCGGCATCGTCTCAGTGCGCATCGCCGAGATGATCCTGAACGACGAGCGCGCTGTGGTCCCGATCGGCAGCTTTCAGAAAAAGTTCGGCGTCACGCTGTCGTTGCCGAGCGTCGTCGGCCGCCATGGTGTCATCGAGGTGCTTGAGCCTGAACTGTCGGACGAAGAGCAGGCGGGCCTTGCCAAGAGCGCGAAGCTTTTGCAGGAGGCGCTGGATCGCGTGCGCGGGTCATAGTGCGCCGGCGCGTCCGCCGGTTTCACGCAATGCCATCTCACTGCTCCTTGGCGCCGGCGCGTCGTAATCCCGCAAGCAGAATGTCGTCGAACTCTCTGCGAAATTGCGGATTGGTCGAGAATGAATAGACCAGTTTCTGATAGCGCTGCACGGTAAAGCCGGGCCACACTCTGTAAAGGTCCGCCAAGGCTTGCCGCGCCTCCTCGGGGCGTCCCAGTGAATCATAGGCAACAATCAGATCGATGTAGGGGAGCCAAAACACGGGATTGAGGTTGGTTGCCCGGCGGCATTGGTCGATTGCCTCCGCATATTCTTTCAGATGCACATGGGCATGGCACAGTTGAAAATGCATCAGGTAAGCCGCCGGGTCCTTGGGACTTAAACGAAGCCCAATCTGAAGCGGCAGCAAGGCCTCGCGTGCGCGTCCCGAAAGGGTGAATGCAGTGCCTTTGGTGATATAGGCCGGTGTAAAATTGGGGTCGATCTCGAGTGCGGCATCGAGTTCGAATAGCGCCGCTTCCGGGCGCCCGATGTTGAGGATTTGCCCTTTCACAGTATGAGCCGCAGCGCTGGAAGGACTTTTTGCGAGAGCCTTGTCGATCAACTCCGTCGCGTGACGCACATCCTCGCCAGGCGATTGGGACCATTGATTGATGGTCTTGATCACGAGATTCCAGGACTTTCCGACCATGGCATCGGCATTGTCCGGGTCAAGCCGAAGCGCGCTGTCGAACAGTTCGAGGGCCTGCAACGTGCTGTCCCGTGTGCGCGGCGTTTCGTGGTGTTTGGCCCACCCGCGCATGGCCAGATCGACCGCGTCGGGATTTTTCTGACGCTCGCTTCGCCGGCTCTCGGCTTCGATCAGCTTGACACTCAGTGAACGGCTCAACCGCGCGACAATTTCATCCTGCAACTCGGCGAGCCTGGGGCGATCGCCGTCAAAGCGATCGGACCAGAACTCACCGCCGGTCGCGAGATCGATCAGCGAGACATTGATGCGGATCTGATCGGCGGCACGCCGGACCGCGCCTTCGACAGCCCATCGAACACCCAACTCGCTACCGAGCAATTTTGGATCGATTTTCTTTTGCTTGTACGTGAAGGCTGTGCCGCGGCCGATCACGAAAGCGCCGGGTATTCTTCCAAGATCCGTGGTGAGGTCGGTTGTGATGCCGTCAGCGAAATAGTCCTGCTCGGGATCGTTGTTCAGATTGGCGAATGGCAGCACGACTAGCGACAGACGCGGGACAGTGCCCGGCTGCGTTGCCGCCGACTTCTGCTGATCGCGCTGATCGTGAAAGATCTCGCTTTTGACCGCACGCCAGGCGCTCCAATATCCGGCAAAGCCGCCGACCACCGCGCCGATAGCTGCGATTGCGGTGATGGCTGCGCCAATTGTCTTCAGGCGAGGGCGGATGCGGTCCGAGATGACATGGAATCGATTTGGGGGCGATTTATTTGGGCGCGGGCCAGGCGGGTCACTGGCACCACGATCGGCATGCTCGTAACCAGTGTCATTCCCGCTCATCGTGAGCCCTCAAGCTCCGATCGTTCGAGTGAACAAGATATATCCCACAATGCTGAACAGCGGAAGCCAAGCGGCTGTCGCGGGGCATACGATATTCGACGGATTGGCAAGGCTGGTATGGCGGCTCAGAAGTTACACGATGAACCATCGTTCGCAGCGAGATGTGTGGACACGCTCAGGCGACCAATCGCATGAAGAGCGTGCAGGAAGTGCCGAGCCTCACATCAGCTTCAGCACGAGCTGGCGCTCATATCCTGCGTGCCGCTCGACGAATTCGTCGATGGATGAGGTGAGGTCTTCGGCGGCAAGGTCCGCACGCCGCCGGATTTCGAGCGCAACATCTTTTGAGACATCATCCGCCCATTTCTCGGCGGTGTTGAAGGCGACGATGCGCACGGGATTGTTATACTGCCCGGACATGAGATCGGTGATCACCGTTTCGAGATCGGTGTGCTCAACATCGGCCTCGCGATAGACGCAGCCGGATTCGCCGAAGTCGTCCACGACGAGATAGACATTCTGATCAGCGCTGTTCGGCACGATCGATGGGGTCCACCTGTTACGCATGATACAGCCCCTGTCAGGAAACGACGCAAGACAAGTGCGGAACCGCACGTTGGTTCCCGCCGCACAAACAATATCGGCCTGGCCATCATCGGATGTGACAGCCGGGCCGGGGAGAGCGGGATACCGCTAGTGTGGTGGTTCAGAAGTTCGCTTCATTTTTCCAACGTTTCCTTCAAGCGAACTTCTGAACCTAAACCACACTAGAATCATAAACTAACTAGTGTCCTTTCGAATCCAAAGTTCGCTAGGAGCGCGCTGCACGATGAGGCGAACTTTGGATTCGGGACACGAGCGTTACGACAGCAGGCCGCGCTTGGCGAGATTGCGCATCAGGTGGCTGGCGCCGAACGTCCATGGCTCGCAGTCATAGGTGTAACGCATGCGGTTAACGAGAGAGCCGAGCTGCGGGGCGGCGATGGTGACGATGTCGCCCACCTTGTGGGTGAAGCCGTTGCCCGGCACGTCGCGGTCGTCGACCGGCGCGAACATCGTTCCGAGAAACAGCACTGCGCCGTCCGGATACTGGTGGTTTTTGCCGAACATCTGACTCACCAGATCGGCGGGATCGCGGCTGATCTTGCCGATGTTCGAGAAGCCTTCCATGTGGAAGCCATCGGGGCCGTCCACCACCAGCGTCACGGACATGCGGCGCACGTCGTCGAGTGAGAATTTGGAATCGAACAGGCGGATGAAAGGACCAATGGCGCAGCTTGCGTTGTTGTCCTTGGCCTTCGACAGCAGCAGCGCGGAGCGGCCTTCAAAGTCGCGCAGGTTGACGTCGTTGCCAAGCGTCGCGCCGACAATCCGGCCGGACGAGGAGACGGCGAGCACGACTTCAGGTTCGGGGTTGTTCCAGGTCGACATCGGATGCAGGCCCGCGTCGACGCCGGTGCCGACGGCGGCCATCGGCTGCGCCTTGGAGAAAATCTCGGCATCGGGACCGATACCAACTTCG from Nitrobacteraceae bacterium AZCC 1564 includes these protein-coding regions:
- a CDS encoding ubiquinone/menaquinone biosynthesis C-methylase UbiE (product_source=COG2226; cath_funfam=3.40.50.150; cog=COG2226; pfam=PF08241; superfamily=53335; transmembrane_helix_parts=Outside_1_243,TMhelix_244_266,Inside_267_271) yields the protein MDGKREAQKTWGASPTGSTSALGYQPGTREFFDKAREFRDTIEQPWLADVVPFHQMAGKRVLEIGFGPGYDTLKFLRARAAYTGIDITPENIERTKQHLKFFGYEPDVQQGDAEDLRFPDASFDVVYSNGVLHHVPNVECAFREAWRVLNPGGEFIVLLYNRHSVHYGGVVLVHYLSGRFRRETLAERRSRIETTSADASPIVNVYSRWELKRILESCGFEMTSIVARKCTAEDLPGASKLGRIYRLVPPAVYTAVGKIAGWYVIAKARKR
- a CDS encoding hypothetical protein (product_source=Hypo-rule applied), yielding MRKEEKTDAELEDMILERLLIGGVYVSVRKDPMLGWRATVITAPKHTRNMQDRADQIAADLRKKYTLKESNDRNSNG
- a CDS encoding MOSC domain-containing protein YiiM (product_source=COG2258; cog=COG2258; pfam=PF03473; superfamily=50800), encoding MALSATSPLGRLLAGPMRPGELIWIGLRPARRAPIITAQSATLISETGIEGDRYKTSRNGARQVTLIAEEDLAAIASFLGISALPPELVRRNFVTRGINLMALKERRFRIGSAVLETSGECAPCSLMEEALGPGGYNAVRGHGGITARIVEGGRVTVGDAITRIDGDGT
- a CDS encoding S1-C subfamily serine protease (product_source=COG0265; cath_funfam=2.30.42.10,2.40.10.10; cog=COG0265; pfam=PF13180,PF13365; smart=SM00228; superfamily=50156,50494; transmembrane_helix_parts=Inside_1_4,TMhelix_5_22,Outside_23_366), translating into MRIPLRGLLVVAILIGVIALLQPRLRQAFLSASEPRLIEPRGALADFEQTAVTLFDRVSPSVVQVVVQRNGILPYGEGLEQGQEPGLQGSGTGFVWDNAGNIVTNAHVAGQGDKVMIRTSKGDVMAASVIGRAPNYDLAVVRISGRTLPPPVAVGSSADLKVGQAVFAIGNPFGLDQTLTTGVISALKRRMPTAGGREIADVIQTDAAINPGNSGGPLLDSAGRLIGVTTAILSPSGTNAGIGFAIPVDIVNRVVPELIRSGRVPTPGIGIVSANEATTTRLGAEGVVIVRVAPNSPAERAGLQGVDLRTGTLGDVIVEAAGKPVQRLADLTDQLEKTKIGSTIDLVVQRDGRRRNVSVGVVDIAS